One window of the Pieris brassicae chromosome 4, ilPieBrab1.1, whole genome shotgun sequence genome contains the following:
- the LOC123708973 gene encoding uncharacterized protein LOC123708973, translating to MNVAVVIGAASNLGYHVLKKLTTIYDGKIYFTTEDETIGYHIYESLDKNPNLEYFRMDITYTKSIINLRHLIQDREERIELLINNTDYVSEKNLARAEKVRRTLSVNFYGYINFGKLVYPLLTENARVINVSGPAGLLATIKNEDIRARISNPNITEDELVAMMQEYEEAVRRGIEKTEGWGMSMHSVSKVALNAVTFLQHREWSEQGVMINCVNPGSLSSKEDRKSTKVYEEGAKAVLFLATEAPLSLKGNFVWSNYNVIPWNTDPFVEVTTV from the coding sequence ATGAACGTCGCTGTAGTCATCGGGGCTGCCAGCAACCTAGGATATCACGTATTGAAGAAACTCACAACAATCTACGATGGGAAAATCTACTTCACAACAGAAGATGAAACTATCGGCTACCATATTTACGAATCCCTCGACAAAAACCCTAATCTCGAATACTTTAGAATGGACATAACGTATACGAAGAGTATCATCAACTTACGGCATCTCATTCAAGACCGTGAGGAGAGGATAGAGCTACTCATAAATAATACGGACTATGTATCAGAGAAGAACTTGGCACGAGCCGAAAAAGTACGCCGGACGCTTAGTGTAAATTTCTAcggttatataaattttggcAAACTTGTTTATCCTCTGTTGACTGAAAACGCCAGAGTTATTAATGTGTCAGGCCCTGCGGGACTCTTGGCGACGATCAAAAACGAAGACATCAGAGCGAGAATTAGTAATCCAAATATTACAGAAGATGAATTGGTTGCTATGATGCAGGAGTACGAAGAAGCCGTCAGAAGGGGAATTGAGAAAACTGAAGGATGGGGTATGAGTATGCATTCCGTGAGTAAGGTGGCCCTCAACGCTGTTACGTTTCTCCAACATAGAGAATGGTCTGAACAAGGTGTAATGATAAACTGCGTGAACCCCGGCAGCTTATCTAGTAAAGAAGATAGGAAATCAACAAAAGTGTACGAGGAAGGCGCTAAGGCTGTTTTGTTTCTAGCAACAGAGGCACCGTTAAGTTTAAAAGGCAATTTCGTATGGAGCAATTACAATGTCATTCCTTGGAACACAGATCCATTTGTCGAAGTGACCACTGTCTGA